One genomic region from Salvia hispanica cultivar TCC Black 2014 chromosome 2, UniMelb_Shisp_WGS_1.0, whole genome shotgun sequence encodes:
- the LOC125205780 gene encoding cytokinin dehydrogenase 1: MVFGECLTFIRQKTRALLILVFLHSFMINREYLCSNHPFATPQTIESIAHSSLAEMRFEGHISFENLEFAARDFGNRYHLMPSAVLHPKSVSDISSILRYVYDLGLSSELKVAARGHGHSLEGQAQAYRGVVISMESLRAPEMSFHGGKHPYVDVSAGELWINILHESLKRGLTPRSWTDYLRLTVGGTLSNAGISGQAFRHGPQINNVYQLQVVTGRGEVVTCSDEQNTDLFYAVLGGLGQFGIITQARIALEPAPKMVKWIRALYSDFSTFASDQEHLISLNNSFDYVEGFIIINRTGLLNNWRSSFSPKDPIRADQFNSDGKLLFCLEVAKYYNPRESDNIDQDIDTLLSELSYIRSTLFMSEVSYVNFLDRVHVSEVKLREEGLWEVPHPWLNLLVPQSRIHEFVAEVFGNIVKDTSSGPVLIYPVNKARWKSGTSLITPDDDVFYLIAFLSSAMPSSTGKDGLEHILSQNKKILSFSQRPYLGIKQYLPHYSTEEEWEAHFGPHWEVFYRRKVSYDPLAILAPGQRIFRRGIAYALQ, encoded by the exons ATGGTTTTTGGAGAGTGCCTCACCTTCATAAGACAGAAAACCAGAGCACTTCTTATATTAGTTTTCTTGCATAGCTTCATGATCAATAGAGAATATCTTTGTTCTAATCACCCTTTTGCCACCCCTCAAACCATTGAATCTATTGCGCATTCGTCCCTGGCCGAGATGAGGTTTGAGGGGCACATATCTTTTGAGAACCTGGAATTTGCAGCAAGGGATTTCGGAAACAGATACCATCTCATGCCATCTGCGGTCTTGCACCCGAAATCAGTTTCTGACATTTCGTCCATCCTGAGATATGTCTATGACTTGGGCCTGAGTTCAGAGCTCAAGGTTGCTGCACGGGGCCACGGCCACTCGCTGGAAGGCCAGGCGCAGGCATATCGGGGAGTTGTGATCAGCATGGAGTCCCTGCGTGCCCCGGAGATGAGCTTCCATGGCGGAAAACACCCCTATGTCGACGTTTCTGCTGGGGAGCTGTGGATAAATATCCTGCATGAGAGCCTCAAACGAGGTCTGACGCCAAGATCGTGGACAGACTATCTTCGTCTCACCGTTGGTGGCACCTTGTCAAATGCCGGAATAAGTGGCCAGGCTTTCCGACACGGACCACAGATTAACAATGTCTACCAACTCCAAGTTGTCACAG GTAGAGGAGAAGTAGTGACATGTTCGGACGAGCAAAACACTGATCTCTTCTACGCCGTGCTAGGCGGTCTAGGACAGTTCGGCATTATTACCCAAGCAAGAATCGCCTTAGAGCCTGCGCCGAAAATG GTTAAATGGATCAGAGCACTATATTCAGATTTCTCAACATTCGCCAGTGACCAGGAGCATCTGATATCTTTGAATAATTCTTTTGACTATGTAGAAGGATTCATCATCATAAATAGAACTGGCTTGTTAAACAACTGGAGATCATCTTTCAGTCCCAAGGATCCAATTCGAGCAGACCAGTTCAACTCTGACGGGAAGCTTCTGTTCTGCCTGGAAGTAGCCAAGTACTACAATCCTCGAGAGTCGGACAACATAGATCAG GATATTGACACTCTCTTGTCAGAACTGAGCTATATACGGTCCACTCTCTTCATGTCGGAGGTTTCCTATGTCAATTTCCTCGACAGAGTACACGTGTCTGAAGTAAAACTCCGGGAGGAAGGCCTCTGGGAGGTGCCACACCCATGGCTGAACCTTCTTGTTCCACAAAGCCGAATTCATGAGTTCGTCGCAGAAGTTTTTGGTAACATAGTAAAAGACACAAGCAGTGGCCCCGTCCTCATCTACCCCGTCAACAAAGCAAG GTGGAAATCTGGAACGTCCTTGATCACACCCGATGATGACGTTTTCTACCTGATCGCTTTCCTATCATCAGCAATGCCATCATCAACAGGAAAGGACGGCCTCGAGCATATTTTAtcacaaaacaagaaaatactGAGTTTCAGCCAGAGACCTTACCTTGGGATCAAACAGTATCTGCCCCATTACAGCACTGAAGAGGAGTGGGAAGCTCATTTTGGCCCCCACTGGGAAGTTTTCTACAGGAGAAAAGTGAGCTACGACCCTCTAGCAATCTTAGCTCCAGGGCAGAGGATATTCCGAAGAGGAATAGCTTATGCGCTACAGTGA
- the LOC125205778 gene encoding uncharacterized protein LOC125205778, which yields MQDNRASEPERREASDPENPIPMEQPHPSIPAEVNVEVAITSNEAMRAGGFGATDDRGIMLPAASDCTELMDHLRDVHGYEGSKDGDIKATDKVEDGVTPEAQEAVNMEASFFSDDVIRAGGFGATDNISSFLPVASDHTDFEENLRDARGYEESEEKSSRPGLGWKSE from the exons ATGCAAG ATAACAGAGCATCTGAACCAGAACGACGAGAAGCCTCTGACCCAGAGAATCCAATCCCGATGGAGCAACCTCATCCTTCTATTCCTGCGGAAGTAAATGTGGAAGTTGCTATCACTTCCAATGAAGCTATGCGGGCTGGAGGCTTTGGTGCTACTGATGATAGAGGTATCATGCTTCCAGCTGCCAGCGATTGCACTGAACTTATGGACCATCTTCGTGATGTTCACGGATATGAAGGGTCCAAGGATGGCGACATTAAAGCCACTGACAAAGTTGAAGATGGCGTAACCCCTGAAGCTCAAGAGGCAGTAAATATGGAAGCTTCTTTCTTTTCTGATGATGTGATACGGGCTGGAGGTTTTGGAGCTACAGATAATATAAGCAGCTTTCTTCCTGTTGCAAGTGATCATACTGATTTTGAGGAAAATCTCCGTGATGCTCGAGGTTATGAAGAATCTGAAGAAAAGAGCAGCCGGCCTGGCCTTGGCTGGAAAAGCGAATGA